In Bacillus sp. DX3.1, the following proteins share a genomic window:
- a CDS encoding tryptophan--tRNA ligase, with product MGEKVMLTGIKPTGYPHLGNYIGAIKPALEMSKNREGKALYFIADYHALNAVQDPKLFREYTKEVAATWLSLGLGEDVIFYRQTEVPEILELAWILACLTPKGIMNRAHAYKAKVEHNKEAGVDIDTGVNMGLYTYPILMAADILLFQSSHVPVGKDQIQHIEITRDIATYFNNTFGETFTLPEYIVQEEGAILPGLDGRKMSKSYGNVIPLFAQPEKLKKLIFKIKTDSSLPNEPKEPETLFMLYKEFATKEEVQTMREQYAIGIGWGDVKKELFRVVNRELEEPREKYERYMDEPHLLYEALESGAERAREIAKMNLAEIKKRIGYDRER from the coding sequence ATGGGAGAAAAAGTGATGTTAACAGGAATTAAGCCGACTGGTTATCCGCATTTAGGAAATTATATTGGGGCGATTAAACCAGCATTGGAAATGTCTAAAAATAGGGAGGGAAAGGCGCTTTATTTTATTGCTGATTATCATGCGCTAAATGCTGTGCAAGATCCAAAGCTGTTTCGTGAGTATACGAAAGAGGTAGCTGCAACGTGGTTATCATTAGGGTTAGGTGAAGATGTTATCTTTTATCGGCAAACCGAAGTGCCCGAAATTTTAGAGTTGGCGTGGATTTTAGCTTGTCTAACTCCGAAAGGGATTATGAACCGAGCGCATGCATATAAGGCAAAGGTAGAGCACAATAAAGAAGCAGGTGTTGATATCGATACAGGTGTAAATATGGGATTGTACACGTATCCTATTTTAATGGCAGCAGATATTTTATTATTCCAGTCTAGTCATGTACCTGTTGGGAAAGATCAAATCCAGCATATTGAAATTACAAGAGATATTGCGACGTATTTCAATAATACATTTGGAGAAACTTTTACGCTTCCGGAATATATTGTTCAGGAAGAAGGAGCTATTTTGCCTGGTCTTGATGGTAGGAAAATGAGTAAGAGCTATGGAAATGTGATTCCTCTCTTTGCACAACCTGAAAAATTGAAAAAGTTGATTTTTAAAATAAAAACGGATTCTTCATTGCCAAATGAGCCGAAGGAACCGGAAACATTATTTATGTTATATAAAGAATTTGCAACGAAAGAGGAAGTACAAACAATGCGAGAACAGTATGCAATCGGAATTGGCTGGGGAGACGTGAAAAAAGAATTATTTCGCGTTGTAAACCGTGAATTAGAAGAGCCAAGAGAAAAGTATGAAAGGTATATGGATGAACCGCACTTATTGTACGAAGCGTTAGAAAGTGGAGCGGAACGTGCTAGAGAAATTGCGAAGATGAATTTAGCCGAAATTAAAAAACGGATTGGATATGACAGGGAACGATAA
- a CDS encoding GNAT family N-acetyltransferase, with the protein MIRQLSHTSIKEAKTILDIQIPAYQVEAKQINSLSIPRLYDTVQDIQNCNETFYGYFSENELTGFISFIQEESIIDIHRLVVSPRYFQKGIATKLLIHLFHTHPYVKKYIVQTGKANTPALLLYKKHGFTETQEICLPNGLILTSLQKSENNK; encoded by the coding sequence ATGATTCGTCAGCTTTCACACACTTCAATCAAAGAAGCAAAAACCATTTTAGACATTCAAATTCCTGCTTATCAAGTTGAAGCAAAGCAAATTAACAGTTTGAGTATTCCCCGTTTATATGACACCGTACAAGATATTCAAAATTGTAATGAAACCTTTTATGGTTATTTTTCCGAAAATGAGCTTACTGGATTTATTTCTTTTATACAGGAAGAATCAATTATCGATATTCACCGTCTTGTTGTATCACCACGTTACTTTCAAAAAGGGATCGCAACAAAGTTATTAATTCATTTGTTCCATACTCACCCGTATGTAAAAAAATATATCGTGCAAACAGGTAAAGCGAATACCCCTGCACTTCTCTTATATAAAAAGCATGGATTTACTGAAACACAAGAAATTTGCCTACCTAATGGACTGATTCTCACAAGTTTACAAAAGTCAGAAAATAATAAATAG
- a CDS encoding CGNR zinc finger domain-containing protein yields MESWCVHLEQNQTAPDQLEIIRSFLNTWRIPNDTRNPLDTLETVEDVKLFIEKYWNEEVLFGTLEEVKQFRDAIRDAIEQQKSLHGWFEKYPLQVGVTERMDAITYEPIGERNLYTMILQIIMAAISNKNWGRLKACPDCRWVFYDHSRNGSKRWCGMYAGGREGRACGTIAKVKNYRAKRKGSSNYIM; encoded by the coding sequence ATGGAAAGTTGGTGCGTTCATTTGGAACAAAATCAGACAGCTCCGGATCAATTAGAGATTATAAGAAGCTTTTTAAATACATGGAGAATTCCGAATGATACACGGAATCCATTAGATACTCTGGAAACGGTGGAAGATGTGAAGCTATTTATAGAAAAATATTGGAACGAAGAGGTATTGTTTGGAACATTAGAGGAAGTAAAACAGTTTCGAGATGCGATCCGTGACGCAATTGAACAGCAAAAGTCATTACATGGCTGGTTTGAAAAATATCCGTTACAAGTAGGCGTAACAGAGCGTATGGATGCAATTACATATGAACCGATTGGGGAACGTAATTTATATACGATGATTTTGCAAATAATTATGGCAGCAATCTCCAATAAGAACTGGGGAAGGTTGAAAGCATGTCCAGATTGTCGCTGGGTCTTTTATGATCATTCGCGTAATGGAAGTAAACGTTGGTGCGGCATGTATGCTGGGGGAAGAGAAGGAAGAGCGTGTGGTACAATTGCAAAAGTGAAAAACTATCGTGCGAAGAGAAAAGGAAGTTCAAATTATATCATGTGA
- a CDS encoding MFS transporter, with translation MNTFSSPIRFILVSSFFMTLGHFAVYAFLAIHLSTFLHFSPVQVGTTLTIMTITSRVIPLFSGILADRMGYIVMMTIGMILRGIGFICLGVFSEFHTISIAAALIGFGTAFYEPAARAIFGSQPAHARKDMFTYLNLAFNGGAIIGPIAGVFLLKWNPLYPFLLTGLLMLLFSFLIFLLRSHFHVAKAETELLSGLKTAVQNKHFLSFSLIMIFFYIMFTQLTVALPLHMNNISHNQNLGGLVITVNALTGVIFMISFKKIFHKYNTISIVKCGVLLMGISFLLIPFFSHPYWLFGCVILFTIGETLVLPNADIAVANYSNGTYTATYFGFYQLSLAAGFIIGNYTGTWFTAKLQDMYTPWIFFGVIGIIGSSFLHLLKKSTQKYTEELCIKTNS, from the coding sequence ATGAACACTTTTTCATCACCCATACGCTTTATACTTGTTTCTTCATTTTTCATGACATTGGGGCATTTTGCAGTGTATGCCTTTCTAGCAATCCATTTATCTACTTTTTTACACTTTTCTCCTGTACAAGTAGGAACGACTTTAACCATTATGACGATTACATCACGTGTCATTCCTTTATTCTCCGGTATACTAGCTGATCGAATGGGGTACATTGTCATGATGACGATCGGTATGATATTACGAGGAATTGGTTTTATTTGTTTAGGTGTATTTTCAGAGTTTCATACGATTTCTATTGCAGCGGCACTTATCGGTTTTGGAACCGCATTTTATGAACCTGCTGCACGTGCTATATTTGGATCACAGCCAGCTCATGCTCGAAAAGATATGTTTACATACTTAAATCTTGCTTTTAACGGCGGAGCTATCATTGGACCAATTGCAGGTGTTTTTTTACTCAAATGGAATCCATTATATCCGTTCTTGTTAACTGGATTACTGATGTTACTATTTTCATTTCTTATTTTTCTTCTTAGATCTCACTTCCATGTTGCTAAGGCAGAAACGGAGCTCTTATCAGGATTAAAAACCGCAGTGCAAAATAAGCACTTTCTCTCTTTCTCGCTCATTATGATTTTCTTTTATATTATGTTTACACAGCTTACCGTTGCATTACCACTCCATATGAACAACATAAGTCACAACCAGAATTTAGGCGGACTCGTCATTACAGTTAACGCACTCACAGGTGTGATTTTTATGATATCGTTTAAGAAAATCTTTCACAAATACAATACAATTTCCATTGTAAAATGCGGCGTTCTATTAATGGGAATTTCATTTTTATTGATTCCCTTCTTTTCTCATCCGTATTGGTTATTCGGTTGTGTTATCTTATTTACGATTGGCGAAACACTTGTATTACCAAATGCCGACATTGCTGTAGCAAACTATAGTAACGGTACATATACTGCAACCTATTTTGGTTTTTATCAACTGTCACTAGCGGCTGGATTTATTATTGGTAACTATACAGGAACATGGTTTACAGCAAAACTTCAAGACATGTATACACCTTGGATCTTTTTTGGCGTTATTGGGATCATCGGTTCATCTTTCCTTCACCTTTTAAAGAAATCTACACAAAAATATACAGAAGAATTATGTATAAAAACAAATTCATAG
- a CDS encoding LysE family translocator codes for MDLSNLIAFVFAAMLLTLMPGPDILFVLAQSMTQGKKAGIMTALGLCTGITVHTLAAALGISAILYHSTIAFQILKYVGAIYLLYLAWQAFKERNEGIGEQAAITLNYGALYRKGIFMNILNPKVSLFFLAFLPQFVTPSTGQVPMQMIILGILFMLQAIVVFSIISFLSGIIANKLLKNPKVAKGVNLSKIGIFAILGIRLALTEK; via the coding sequence ATGGATCTTTCAAATCTAATTGCTTTTGTCTTTGCAGCCATGCTATTAACATTAATGCCAGGGCCTGATATTTTATTTGTCCTCGCACAAAGTATGACGCAAGGTAAAAAAGCAGGGATTATGACGGCGCTTGGGCTTTGCACGGGTATTACCGTACATACGTTAGCGGCTGCACTTGGAATTTCCGCTATCTTATATCATTCTACAATCGCTTTCCAAATTTTAAAGTATGTCGGAGCTATTTATTTGTTATATCTTGCTTGGCAAGCATTCAAAGAGCGCAATGAAGGAATTGGAGAACAAGCCGCCATTACATTAAATTACGGTGCATTATACCGTAAAGGGATTTTTATGAACATATTAAATCCAAAGGTCTCTCTTTTTTTCTTAGCCTTCTTACCACAATTTGTAACACCAAGTACCGGTCAAGTACCAATGCAAATGATTATTCTTGGCATTTTATTTATGCTACAAGCCATCGTTGTCTTCTCCATTATCTCCTTCTTATCTGGTATAATCGCAAACAAATTACTAAAAAATCCAAAGGTTGCGAAAGGCGTCAATCTATCTAAAATAGGAATTTTTGCTATTTTAGGAATCCGTTTAGCACTAACAGAAAAATAA
- a CDS encoding DUF2179 domain-containing protein, whose translation MLQALLIFLLQIIYVPTLTIRTILLVKNQTKSAAGVGLLEGAIYIVSLGIVFQDLSNWMNIVAYVIGFSAGLLLGGYIENKLAIGYITYQVSLLDRCNELVDELRHAGFGVTVFEGEGINSIRYRLDILAKRSREKELLEVINRIAPKAFMSSYEIRSFKGGYLTKAMKKRALMKKNDHAS comes from the coding sequence ATGTTACAAGCGCTGCTTATTTTTTTACTACAAATTATTTATGTTCCAACCTTAACGATTCGTACGATTTTGCTTGTAAAAAATCAAACGAAGTCCGCTGCCGGTGTAGGGTTGTTAGAAGGTGCGATCTATATTGTTAGTTTAGGGATTGTATTTCAAGACTTATCGAATTGGATGAATATTGTAGCCTATGTCATTGGCTTTAGTGCTGGACTTCTATTAGGTGGTTATATTGAAAATAAATTGGCAATTGGATATATTACGTATCAAGTTAGTTTACTAGATCGTTGTAATGAACTTGTTGATGAACTAAGACATGCAGGATTTGGTGTAACTGTGTTTGAAGGTGAAGGGATTAACTCCATTCGTTACCGTTTAGATATTCTTGCGAAGCGTTCGCGTGAAAAGGAGCTTCTAGAGGTTATTAATCGAATTGCACCGAAAGCATTTATGTCTTCGTACGAGATTCGTTCCTTTAAAGGTGGCTACTTAACAAAAGCAATGAAAAAACGAGCATTAATGAAAAAGAATGACCATGCATCATAA
- a CDS encoding hemolysin family protein, which produces MEIFNLVMVAILIAFTGFFVAAEFAIVKIRTSRIDQLVAEGKRGALAAKKVTTNLDEYLSACQLGITVTAMGLGWLGEPTIEKLLHPLFEKWNLNPSISQVLTFGLAFMTMTYLHVVVGELAPKTMAIQKAEKVTLLFAGPLMTFYKVMYPFIWVLNSSARVVTGLFGLKPVSEHEVAHTEEELRLILSDSYENGEINQAEYKYVNNIFEFDNRIAKEIMVPRTEIVGFYLEDSVEEHMKIIQGERYTRYPIFGEDKDDIIGMVNVKDFFIRYMNNDKEDLSSIRTYMRPIIEVMETTPIHDLLLQMQKKRIPMAVLYDEYGGTAGIVTLEDILEEIVGEIRDEYDEDESPPIQHINDNHKIVDGKVLITEVKDLFGLHIEEDDVDTIGGWIMMQNHEIEEGQCVEAEGYEFKVLEKDAYQIKRVEIRKIDHQQEKAATV; this is translated from the coding sequence TTGGAAATATTTAATTTAGTCATGGTTGCGATTTTAATCGCATTTACTGGATTTTTCGTAGCAGCAGAGTTTGCGATTGTTAAAATACGTACAAGTCGCATTGATCAGCTTGTTGCGGAAGGAAAACGCGGTGCGTTAGCAGCAAAAAAGGTAACAACGAATTTAGATGAATATTTATCTGCATGTCAGTTAGGAATTACAGTTACAGCAATGGGACTTGGTTGGTTAGGTGAACCGACAATCGAGAAATTATTGCATCCATTATTTGAAAAATGGAATTTAAATCCTTCCATTTCACAAGTTTTGACTTTCGGTCTTGCGTTTATGACAATGACTTATTTGCACGTTGTAGTAGGTGAATTGGCACCGAAAACAATGGCAATTCAAAAGGCTGAAAAAGTAACTTTACTATTTGCTGGACCTTTGATGACGTTCTATAAAGTTATGTATCCATTTATTTGGGTACTAAACAGTTCAGCGCGTGTTGTAACTGGATTATTCGGCTTGAAGCCAGTTTCTGAGCATGAAGTAGCTCATACTGAAGAAGAATTACGATTGATTCTTTCAGACAGCTATGAAAACGGAGAGATTAATCAAGCGGAATATAAGTATGTAAATAATATCTTTGAATTCGATAACCGCATTGCGAAAGAAATTATGGTACCGCGTACAGAGATCGTTGGTTTCTATCTCGAAGATTCAGTAGAAGAACACATGAAGATTATCCAAGGTGAAAGATATACACGTTATCCAATCTTTGGAGAAGATAAAGATGATATTATCGGTATGGTCAACGTAAAAGATTTCTTTATTCGATACATGAACAACGATAAAGAAGATTTATCATCTATTCGCACGTATATGCGTCCGATTATTGAAGTTATGGAAACTACTCCAATTCATGATTTACTTCTGCAAATGCAGAAAAAGCGAATTCCAATGGCTGTTTTATATGATGAGTACGGAGGTACAGCCGGAATTGTAACGCTTGAAGATATATTGGAAGAAATCGTCGGCGAAATCCGTGATGAATATGATGAAGATGAAAGTCCACCAATTCAACACATAAATGACAATCACAAAATTGTAGATGGAAAAGTGTTGATTACGGAAGTGAAAGATTTATTTGGTTTACACATCGAAGAAGATGATGTAGATACAATTGGTGGATGGATTATGATGCAAAATCATGAAATTGAAGAAGGTCAATGTGTGGAAGCGGAAGGTTATGAGTTTAAAGTTCTTGAAAAAGATGCATATCAAATTAAACGCGTTGAAATTCGAAAAATTGATCATCAACAAGAGAAAGCAGCAACTGTTTAA
- a CDS encoding MerR family transcriptional regulator: MYRIGQLAHLAHVSKRTIDYYTNLGILKAERSQSNYRYYDETAFETLQFIEKCKEMHMPLCEIKERIEEKKKLLGINEHVSRQVNEVTDHIHRLETELTQLKPLLDGLTDSQRDKISKSLSGQTTALIQTLILLL, translated from the coding sequence GTGTATCGAATCGGACAGTTGGCTCACTTGGCTCATGTATCGAAACGAACGATTGATTATTATACGAATCTAGGTATCTTAAAAGCGGAGCGATCTCAATCTAATTATCGCTATTACGACGAAACAGCATTTGAAACATTACAATTTATTGAGAAGTGCAAAGAAATGCATATGCCGCTTTGTGAGATTAAAGAGAGGATCGAGGAGAAGAAGAAGCTGCTCGGTATCAATGAACACGTTTCGAGACAAGTGAATGAAGTGACAGACCATATCCATCGATTAGAAACAGAGTTAACACAGTTGAAACCTCTGTTAGATGGGTTAACAGATTCACAACGTGACAAAATATCGAAGTCTTTATCTGGTCAAACGACAGCTTTAATACAAACACTTATACTACTTTTATAA
- a CDS encoding SH3 domain-containing protein — MKYVVIQSHISNYPEPIRLEKGDQVLIGNTYSGPENWKNWVYCRAEHDGREGWVPEQIIIRDKNDVGIVLETYTAKELDVEIGDVLIGLKGLNGWIWCEEIKNEQAGWVPKQNVRLVK, encoded by the coding sequence ATGAAATATGTAGTGATTCAGTCTCATATAAGTAATTATCCAGAGCCGATTAGATTAGAGAAAGGGGATCAAGTATTAATCGGGAATACATATTCAGGTCCAGAAAACTGGAAGAATTGGGTATATTGTCGTGCAGAGCATGATGGTCGGGAAGGGTGGGTTCCAGAGCAAATTATAATACGTGATAAAAATGATGTCGGTATTGTGCTAGAAACATATACAGCGAAAGAATTAGATGTAGAAATAGGAGATGTTCTTATTGGTTTGAAGGGATTAAATGGTTGGATTTGGTGTGAAGAAATAAAAAATGAACAGGCTGGATGGGTCCCAAAACAAAACGTAAGGTTAGTGAAGTAG
- a CDS encoding DMT family transporter, with protein sequence MKQTLLGAICLSLAASIWGGMYVVSKYVLDFVPPLTLVWLRFIIAFVVLYVILKTTKRKQKTTLQINKRDWLLFAWIGFIGYFISITFQFVGTKLSDAHTGSLVTAATPAFMVIFAAVILKEKLTARKIISIVLATIGVIIVIGWDIEIGTYFVGTVILVGAAITWALLSIYVKIASSRFSSLTITTYAIFFALLFITPCMIWELQSNPIGNINAYIVLGILYLGIISTAGAFFLWNKGLELMDASIGSLFFFFQPIVGSLLGWLLLNERLNINFFIGGALIVVSVIVVTIEKKNAGSI encoded by the coding sequence ATGAAGCAAACACTTTTAGGCGCAATCTGTTTATCACTCGCAGCGAGTATTTGGGGCGGTATGTACGTTGTCAGTAAATATGTATTAGACTTTGTTCCCCCACTTACACTCGTTTGGCTTCGTTTTATAATTGCTTTTGTAGTTTTATATGTAATTCTAAAAACTACAAAACGGAAACAAAAAACTACGCTACAAATTAATAAAAGAGACTGGTTACTCTTTGCTTGGATCGGTTTCATTGGTTATTTCATCTCAATTACATTTCAATTTGTTGGGACGAAATTATCAGATGCTCACACGGGCTCTTTAGTTACAGCAGCTACCCCGGCATTTATGGTCATATTCGCAGCCGTGATATTAAAAGAAAAGCTAACTGCTCGTAAAATCATTTCTATCGTCCTAGCAACAATAGGTGTCATTATCGTAATTGGATGGGATATAGAAATCGGGACCTATTTTGTTGGCACAGTCATTTTAGTTGGTGCTGCAATTACGTGGGCATTACTATCGATTTATGTCAAAATTGCTTCTAGTCGTTTTTCTTCCTTAACCATTACAACGTATGCGATATTCTTTGCGCTCCTTTTCATTACACCTTGTATGATTTGGGAGCTACAATCTAATCCGATTGGAAATATAAACGCCTATATCGTCTTAGGCATTCTATATTTAGGTATTATTTCTACTGCTGGCGCCTTTTTTCTTTGGAATAAAGGTTTGGAGTTAATGGACGCTAGTATCGGTTCCCTATTTTTCTTTTTCCAGCCCATTGTTGGATCATTACTAGGGTGGCTACTTTTAAATGAGAGGTTAAATATTAACTTTTTTATTGGCGGTGCTTTGATTGTGGTAAGTGTTATCGTTGTAACAATAGAAAAGAAAAATGCAGGTTCTATATAA
- a CDS encoding DUF1272 domain-containing protein, producing MALEMKTNCQTCSTALQSDSEAYICVYECTFCAPCTEKTYQVCPNCGSELVRRPRKKKRAKS from the coding sequence ATGGCACTAGAAATGAAAACAAACTGTCAAACCTGTAGCACTGCTCTTCAATCGGATTCAGAAGCGTACATATGTGTATATGAATGTACATTTTGTGCACCGTGCACAGAAAAAACGTATCAGGTTTGCCCAAATTGCGGTAGTGAATTAGTACGAAGACCGAGAAAGAAAAAAAGAGCAAAATCCTAA
- a CDS encoding N-acetyltransferase: protein MKRNIREATLHDFEAVARLTQQVQKLHAERRPDIYAVTTNALDPKYYEEIIDSEESKVFVMEEESDGDIIAYSLLKIVQSPNLDIYMNRKVVDMYHLSVDQRYRGQGIGEQLIEHAVSYTKETEADALELGVYAVNEEALSFYKKQGFKPKIYRMELLMDS, encoded by the coding sequence GTGAAAAGAAATATAAGAGAGGCGACATTACATGATTTTGAAGCAGTTGCGAGACTTACGCAACAAGTGCAGAAACTTCATGCTGAAAGACGACCTGATATTTATGCGGTGACAACAAATGCATTAGATCCAAAATATTATGAAGAAATAATTGATAGTGAAGAATCAAAAGTGTTTGTTATGGAAGAAGAAAGTGATGGGGATATTATCGCCTATTCTTTGTTAAAAATTGTACAGTCACCAAATTTAGACATTTACATGAATAGAAAAGTAGTTGATATGTATCATTTAAGTGTCGATCAGCGTTATCGGGGGCAAGGAATTGGAGAACAATTAATAGAACATGCTGTCTCTTATACAAAAGAAACAGAGGCAGATGCTTTAGAGCTTGGTGTATATGCAGTAAATGAAGAAGCGCTTAGTTTTTATAAGAAACAAGGATTTAAGCCAAAAATATATCGAATGGAGTTATTAATGGATTCATAG
- a CDS encoding SGNH/GDSL hydrolase family protein, whose translation MKTLVCFGDSITADETFWDGTYRLTPRLQALFPNWKVINAGVPGDNTCDALQRIEEDVLSYKPTFVTVFFGTNDAVSFDQVSLQVYKENLEEFVRTVSPEKVLLISPAPVDEERQHARRNEVLKQYAKAMEEVAEQTGSHFLDLYSHMFRESDYKKFVDNEDRDGLHFSIAGYEYSSELIGNKLKEIHSF comes from the coding sequence ATGAAAACATTAGTATGTTTTGGAGATAGTATTACAGCTGATGAGACATTTTGGGATGGAACATATCGATTAACACCGAGATTACAAGCTTTATTTCCAAATTGGAAGGTGATAAACGCCGGGGTTCCTGGTGATAATACGTGTGATGCTTTGCAAAGAATAGAAGAAGATGTATTATCTTATAAGCCAACATTTGTAACTGTCTTTTTTGGTACAAATGATGCAGTGTCTTTTGATCAAGTATCACTACAAGTATATAAAGAAAATTTAGAAGAGTTTGTAAGGACAGTTTCACCAGAAAAAGTACTACTTATTAGTCCAGCACCAGTAGATGAGGAAAGGCAGCACGCAAGAAGAAATGAGGTCTTAAAACAGTATGCGAAGGCAATGGAAGAAGTAGCAGAACAAACTGGAAGCCATTTTCTAGATTTGTATTCTCACATGTTTCGAGAATCAGATTATAAGAAGTTTGTAGATAATGAAGACCGTGATGGGCTGCATTTTAGTATAGCTGGTTATGAATATTCATCTGAATTAATAGGAAATAAGTTGAAGGAAATACATAGTTTCTAG
- a CDS encoding MBL fold metallo-hydrolase gives MGNYVCMTCGVQYAASVEEPVNCVICNEERQYINPKGQSWTTLEQLQEGSTYKNAVIEEEKGLHSITTKPEFAIGQTAYFVQTESFNLLWDCISYLDEETIREVESLGGLHAIALSHPHYYSTQVEWAERFDVPIYIHKDDQQWVMRPSKRIVFWTGESLQLAEGLTVHRLGGHFKGGSVLHWEQGNDRKGILLTGDIIQVVADQYWVSFMYSYPNLIPLPARKVEEMAGKVKTLPFNRLYNAFHRMVKNDANEAVQRSAERYIAALEGKLFHT, from the coding sequence ATGGGGAATTATGTTTGTATGACGTGTGGTGTACAATATGCAGCGAGTGTAGAAGAACCAGTAAATTGTGTAATTTGCAATGAGGAAAGACAATATATAAACCCAAAAGGCCAATCATGGACAACATTAGAGCAATTACAAGAAGGTAGTACATATAAAAATGCAGTGATAGAGGAAGAAAAAGGGTTACATAGCATTACAACAAAACCAGAATTTGCGATTGGTCAAACGGCTTATTTCGTACAAACGGAATCATTTAATTTGTTATGGGATTGTATCTCATACTTAGACGAAGAAACAATTCGGGAAGTAGAATCTTTAGGTGGACTGCATGCTATCGCATTATCCCACCCACACTATTATTCTACACAAGTAGAATGGGCAGAAAGATTTGATGTACCAATCTATATACATAAGGATGACCAACAATGGGTAATGCGTCCAAGTAAGCGTATTGTTTTTTGGACGGGTGAGTCATTGCAATTAGCTGAGGGGTTAACTGTACATCGTTTAGGTGGACATTTTAAAGGTGGCTCAGTTTTACATTGGGAACAAGGAAATGATAGAAAAGGAATTTTATTAACAGGTGATATCATTCAAGTTGTGGCTGATCAGTACTGGGTAAGTTTTATGTACAGCTATCCAAATCTCATTCCATTACCTGCAAGAAAAGTAGAAGAGATGGCGGGAAAAGTGAAAACACTACCGTTCAATCGCTTATATAATGCATTTCATCGAATGGTAAAAAATGATGCGAATGAAGCTGTTCAACGGTCAGCAGAACGTTATATTGCAGCGTTGGAAGGAAAGTTGTTTCATACATAA
- a CDS encoding NAD(P)H-dependent oxidoreductase, with amino-acid sequence MKTLVIVAHPDIEKSRINKRWVEELEKYSDEITVHELYKTSPNWEFDIDYEQRLLLEHDRYIFQFPFYWYSSPPLLKKWFDDVLTYGFAYGSTGDKVRDKEFGLAISVGGLETQYQAGLTMNELTKPFQATCLYTGMKFIPTFTLYGAEYQLKNEDIEKSAAQYVTYVMSNK; translated from the coding sequence ATGAAGACACTTGTAATTGTAGCACATCCTGATATTGAAAAATCACGAATTAATAAAAGATGGGTAGAAGAATTAGAAAAATATTCTGATGAGATAACAGTACATGAATTGTATAAAACATCTCCTAATTGGGAATTTGATATTGATTATGAGCAAAGGCTATTATTAGAACATGATCGTTACATATTTCAATTTCCGTTCTATTGGTATAGTTCACCACCATTACTAAAGAAATGGTTTGATGATGTACTGACGTATGGTTTTGCGTATGGTTCTACAGGAGATAAAGTACGTGATAAAGAATTTGGTTTGGCGATTTCCGTAGGAGGATTAGAAACTCAGTATCAAGCCGGGCTTACTATGAACGAACTAACAAAACCATTTCAAGCCACTTGTCTATACACTGGTATGAAGTTTATACCTACATTTACTTTATATGGGGCAGAGTATCAACTAAAGAATGAAGACATTGAAAAAAGTGCAGCCCAGTATGTTACATATGTTATGAGTAATAAATAA
- a CDS encoding winged helix-turn-helix transcriptional regulator, with amino-acid sequence MNQNNNFPISTTLEVIGGKWKTNILCILMTGKKRTNELKRAIPDITQKVLTQQLRQLETDGIIHRIVYQEVPPKVEYVISEYGKSLIQIMNEMCEWGKDHQGQLPTT; translated from the coding sequence ATGAATCAGAATAATAACTTCCCTATTTCTACTACTCTTGAGGTCATCGGCGGAAAATGGAAGACTAATATTTTATGTATTCTAATGACCGGAAAGAAACGGACAAATGAACTGAAACGTGCTATTCCAGATATTACACAAAAAGTTCTGACGCAGCAGCTACGGCAACTTGAAACTGATGGTATTATCCATCGTATTGTATATCAAGAAGTTCCACCAAAAGTTGAGTATGTAATAAGTGAATACGGAAAGTCTTTAATTCAAATTATGAATGAGATGTGCGAGTGGGGAAAAGATCATCAAGGTCAACTACCCACCACTTAA